The Candidatus Limnocylindria bacterium genome window below encodes:
- a CDS encoding ABC transporter permease, whose translation MKLYDSFRSALQSLVVNKLRSALTMLGVIIGVASVIAMVAVGNGASQQVQNTILSLGSNLITVSPANQSDQGLRGAGAQAQNLTLDDMRSIQAQLGSSIVAIHAEQGAGRWQVTAAGQNWNTNVNGVTEDYPIVRDWPLQSGDFFSGSDLTVNAQMAVIGSVTATNLFGEGDAVGQTLQLRQVFGGGGQGQGQQRARIVNFKVVGVLQPKGSTFGFSRDDQILVPITTAQRVLTGRLNIVNTIVVKATSSDAMTETTADVTNVLLQRHNISDPTVADFTVTNQNDTLAALGAVTGTFTLLLGAIGGISLLVGGIGIMNIMLVSVNERTREIGIRKAVGARRQDIMVQFLIESMALTGIGGILGILLGWSITLVVALIPQASGLVLVITTGTVIIAVGVSVAIGVVFGLYPAMRAARLHPIQALRYE comes from the coding sequence GTGAAGCTCTACGACTCGTTCCGCTCTGCACTGCAGTCGCTCGTGGTCAACAAGCTGCGGTCCGCGCTGACGATGCTGGGCGTCATCATCGGAGTCGCGTCGGTGATCGCCATGGTCGCGGTCGGGAACGGCGCATCGCAGCAGGTGCAGAACACGATCCTGTCGCTCGGCTCGAACCTCATCACGGTCTCGCCGGCCAATCAGAGTGATCAAGGGTTGCGTGGCGCCGGTGCGCAGGCGCAGAACTTGACGCTGGACGACATGCGCTCGATCCAGGCCCAGCTGGGCTCATCGATCGTCGCGATCCACGCTGAACAGGGAGCCGGGCGGTGGCAGGTCACCGCCGCCGGGCAGAACTGGAACACCAACGTGAACGGCGTCACCGAGGACTACCCGATCGTGCGCGACTGGCCGCTGCAGAGCGGCGACTTCTTCAGCGGCTCGGATCTCACGGTCAACGCGCAAATGGCGGTGATCGGCTCGGTGACCGCGACGAATCTCTTCGGTGAGGGCGACGCCGTCGGCCAGACGCTCCAGCTGCGCCAGGTCTTCGGCGGCGGCGGACAGGGCCAGGGCCAGCAGCGCGCCCGTATCGTGAACTTCAAGGTCGTCGGCGTGCTGCAGCCGAAGGGCTCCACGTTCGGCTTCAGCCGTGACGACCAGATCCTGGTGCCCATCACGACCGCGCAGCGCGTGCTGACCGGCCGCCTCAACATCGTGAACACGATCGTCGTGAAGGCGACATCGAGCGACGCGATGACCGAGACCACCGCCGACGTGACCAACGTGCTGCTGCAGCGTCACAACATCAGCGACCCAACGGTCGCCGACTTCACCGTGACGAACCAGAACGACACGCTCGCTGCGCTCGGCGCGGTGACCGGGACGTTCACCCTCCTGCTCGGCGCGATCGGCGGCATCTCGCTGCTGGTCGGCGGCATCGGGATCATGAACATCATGCTCGTCTCCGTGAACGAGCGGACGCGTGAGATCGGGATCCGCAAGGCCGTCGGTGCGCGCCGGCAGGACATCATGGTCCAGTTCCTCATCGAGTCGATGGCTCTCACCGGCATCGGCGGCATCCTCGGCATCCTGCTCGGCTGGTCCATCACGCTCGTGGTCGCACTCATACCGCAGGCCAGCGGGCTCGTCCTCGTCATCACGACCGGCACCGTGATCATCGCCGTCGGCGTTTCCGTCGCGATCGGCGTCGTCTTCGGGCTCTACCCAGCGATGCGCGCCGCGCGGCTGCACCCCATCCAGGCACTCCGCTACGAATAG
- a CDS encoding ABC transporter ATP-binding protein translates to MTVVDRAAVPYRHGAPTVSRPVVRLRGITKTYRIGKEIEVHALAGVDLDIHAGEFVAIMGPSGSGKSTLMNVLGCLDVPDAGTYELAGENVGKLSDDKLAAIRNKHLGFVFQTFNLLSRLSAVENVELPLIYGGDRHDRRARALAALDQVGLADRVKHRPSELSGGQQQRVAIARALLNDPSMILADEPTGNLDSHSSAEILAILQRLNELGRTVVMVTHEPDVAAHCRRIVRMRDGIVSHDDPVLEPRRAQDEIVSGIGGDE, encoded by the coding sequence TTGACCGTCGTCGACCGCGCAGCGGTCCCCTACCGTCACGGCGCTCCGACCGTCTCGCGGCCCGTCGTGCGCCTGCGTGGCATCACGAAGACATACCGCATCGGCAAGGAGATCGAGGTCCACGCCCTGGCGGGTGTTGACCTCGACATCCACGCCGGCGAGTTCGTCGCGATCATGGGCCCGTCGGGCTCGGGCAAGTCGACGCTCATGAACGTGCTCGGGTGCCTCGACGTCCCGGACGCCGGCACCTACGAGCTTGCCGGCGAGAACGTCGGCAAGCTGTCGGACGATAAGCTCGCCGCGATCCGGAACAAGCATCTGGGCTTCGTGTTCCAGACGTTCAACCTGCTCTCGCGCCTGAGCGCCGTCGAGAACGTCGAGCTACCTCTCATTTACGGAGGCGATCGCCACGATCGCCGCGCGCGAGCGCTCGCGGCGCTCGACCAGGTCGGCCTCGCCGATCGCGTGAAGCATCGCCCGAGTGAGCTCTCCGGCGGACAGCAGCAGCGCGTCGCCATCGCGCGCGCGCTCCTCAACGATCCGTCGATGATCCTCGCGGACGAGCCGACCGGGAACCTCGACTCGCACTCCAGCGCCGAGATCCTCGCGATCCTCCAGCGTCTCAACGAGCTGGGAAGGACCGTGGTCATGGTCACGCACGAACCGGATGTCGCGGCGCATTGCCGCCGCATCGTGCGCATGCGCGACGGGATCGTCTCGCACGACGATCCGGTCCTCGAGCCGCGGCGGGCCCAGGACGAGATCGTGTCCGGCATCGGTGGGGACGAGTGA
- a CDS encoding alpha-amylase/4-alpha-glucanotransferase domain-containing protein has product MADRLRVALVFHQHQPAGNFPSVFSEVTERAYAPLVAALYRHPEVKASLHFSGPLLDWLEANRPDVIGDLSDLVRRGQIELLSGGYYEPVLVGVPRRDGVGQIRALTDRVHAIFGQRPLGAWLTERVWEPHLPSLLAEAGIAYTVLDDEHFLRAGLRKEETGESYITEDQGLPVIVFPGSMKLRYLIPFRDVSATIKELRERHAAGARLVVYADDGEKFGAWPGTYQRVHKDGWLEQFFTALAQADFIQTATLEDAWIFQKPARRIYIPGGAYPEMSAWALDAAAARRLQQARHKLGEDLESLVTAPLWRNFFAKYPESNALHKRMLIVSEELARRSILDSSMEVRQAQQNLWRAQGNDVYWHGVFGGIYFPHLRSDAYASLLKAERILSERRVAAGESRDYDVDGYDEYIFRGNAGAVFVHVQGGAVIEWDIYASATNLVDTLARRPEGEHDELRRAEKAGKVLVGKAAEKETKSIHDAVRAKERGLSKMLEYDPARRALFQDSYTPRKGEEVNLHAAYYALTPQREARTVSLTLEPPARTLAATPGLGIRKDIRIADEGLAAGVRYRLRNDSDETIELAFTSASNIGLLGENEAADIITVGTRKTTAGKPIEVRNVAEVQIHSESKHFDLTLAIDPPALVSTEPIYAVTNSESGFERIYQQLQIAMTWNVAIEPDSHVDLEIRGTALGQMVEPEAVRPTARRRKATTPAGETPARPRR; this is encoded by the coding sequence TTGGCCGACCGGCTGCGCGTGGCGCTGGTTTTCCACCAGCACCAACCCGCGGGGAACTTCCCGTCAGTCTTCTCAGAGGTGACCGAGCGCGCGTATGCGCCGCTCGTGGCCGCCCTATACCGCCATCCCGAAGTCAAGGCGAGCCTCCACTTCTCCGGACCGCTGCTGGACTGGCTCGAGGCCAACCGGCCCGACGTCATCGGCGACCTCTCCGACCTTGTCCGGCGTGGCCAGATCGAGCTGCTGTCTGGCGGCTATTACGAGCCCGTGCTCGTCGGAGTGCCGCGACGGGACGGCGTGGGCCAGATCCGCGCGCTCACCGACCGGGTCCACGCGATCTTCGGTCAGCGGCCGCTTGGCGCCTGGCTGACCGAGCGCGTCTGGGAGCCGCATCTTCCGTCGCTCCTGGCTGAGGCGGGCATCGCGTACACCGTGCTCGACGACGAGCACTTCCTCCGCGCCGGACTCAGGAAGGAAGAAACGGGCGAGTCGTACATCACCGAGGACCAGGGTCTTCCGGTCATCGTGTTCCCCGGCAGCATGAAGCTGCGCTACCTCATCCCCTTCCGCGACGTGAGCGCGACGATCAAGGAGCTACGCGAGCGGCACGCCGCGGGCGCGCGCCTGGTCGTGTACGCGGACGACGGCGAGAAGTTCGGTGCGTGGCCGGGCACGTACCAGCGCGTCCACAAGGACGGCTGGCTCGAGCAGTTCTTCACCGCACTCGCGCAGGCGGATTTCATCCAGACCGCGACGCTCGAGGACGCGTGGATCTTCCAGAAGCCGGCGCGCCGCATCTACATCCCCGGTGGCGCGTATCCGGAGATGAGCGCATGGGCCCTCGACGCCGCCGCCGCACGCCGCCTTCAGCAGGCGCGACACAAGCTCGGCGAGGATCTCGAGTCGCTGGTGACCGCGCCGCTCTGGCGCAATTTCTTCGCGAAGTACCCCGAGTCGAACGCGCTCCACAAGCGGATGCTCATCGTGTCCGAGGAGCTCGCGCGGCGCAGCATCCTCGATTCGTCGATGGAAGTACGTCAGGCGCAGCAGAATCTGTGGCGCGCCCAAGGCAACGACGTGTACTGGCACGGCGTGTTCGGCGGCATCTACTTCCCGCACCTGCGCTCCGATGCGTACGCGTCGCTGCTCAAAGCGGAGCGGATCCTGTCGGAGCGGCGCGTCGCGGCCGGCGAGTCGCGCGACTACGACGTCGACGGCTACGACGAGTACATCTTCCGCGGCAACGCCGGCGCGGTGTTCGTGCACGTGCAGGGCGGCGCGGTGATCGAGTGGGACATCTACGCGTCGGCGACGAATCTCGTCGACACGCTCGCGCGCCGTCCGGAGGGCGAGCACGACGAGCTTCGGCGGGCCGAGAAGGCCGGCAAGGTCCTGGTCGGCAAGGCCGCCGAGAAGGAAACGAAGTCGATCCACGACGCGGTGCGCGCGAAAGAGCGCGGTCTCTCGAAGATGCTCGAATACGATCCGGCGCGCCGCGCTCTCTTCCAGGACAGCTACACCCCTCGCAAAGGCGAGGAGGTGAACCTTCACGCGGCCTATTACGCCCTCACGCCGCAGCGCGAGGCGCGCACCGTCAGCCTCACGCTCGAGCCGCCGGCGCGGACGCTCGCGGCGACGCCCGGTCTCGGGATCCGCAAGGACATCCGCATCGCGGACGAGGGACTCGCGGCCGGCGTGCGCTACCGGCTCCGCAACGACAGCGACGAGACGATCGAGCTGGCGTTCACGAGCGCATCGAACATCGGGCTCCTCGGCGAGAACGAGGCCGCCGACATCATCACCGTCGGTACGCGCAAGACGACGGCGGGAAAGCCGATCGAGGTGCGCAATGTCGCCGAAGTCCAGATCCACTCCGAGTCCAAGCATTTCGATCTCACGCTCGCGATCGATCCACCGGCGCTGGTGAGCACGGAGCCGATCTACGCCGTGACCAACTCTGAGTCCGGCTTCGAGCGCATCTATCAACAGCTCCAGATCGCGATGACCTGGAACGTCGCGATCGAGCCGGACAGTCATGTCGACCTCGAGATCCGCGGTACCGCGCTCGGCCAGATGGTCGAACCGGAGGCCGTGCGACCCACGGCGCGCCGCCGCAAGGCGACCACGCCCGCGGGCGAAACCCCGGCCCGTCCCCGGAGGTAG
- a CDS encoding 50S ribosomal protein L25: MAEAEKLAVRPRQVVGKKVAQLRRDGVLPGVVFGGRKDSTSVQTDLRSFERSYRRWGNTTLLSLEGLDGDAIPALIHGVARDTMTGRLLHVDFQRVSLTEKTHAEVPLHFVHESPAVKTLGAVLVHARDHITVEAFPQDIPHSIDVDLSPLIEIDDALYVRDLVFDKTTVRIIDDPDELVVKAVPVRIEAEPVAAVAAPVEGEVAAEGAEAPAEGAAPAAAGAAVPGAAAGKPGAPAGAKAGAAPAKPGAAPAKPGAPAGKPGGPAGKPGAPAPKGEGPKKG, encoded by the coding sequence TTGGCTGAAGCCGAAAAGCTCGCTGTCCGACCCCGCCAGGTGGTGGGCAAGAAGGTCGCCCAGCTCCGCCGTGACGGCGTGCTGCCGGGCGTCGTCTTCGGCGGGCGCAAGGACTCGACCTCGGTCCAGACCGACCTTCGCTCCTTTGAACGCTCCTACCGCCGTTGGGGCAACACCACCCTGCTCTCGCTCGAAGGCCTCGACGGCGACGCGATCCCAGCCCTGATCCACGGCGTCGCGCGCGACACCATGACCGGCCGCCTCCTCCACGTCGACTTCCAGCGCGTGAGTCTCACCGAGAAGACCCACGCCGAGGTGCCCTTGCATTTCGTGCATGAGTCGCCCGCGGTGAAGACGCTCGGCGCGGTGCTCGTCCACGCCCGCGACCACATCACCGTCGAAGCGTTCCCGCAGGACATCCCGCACTCCATCGACGTCGATCTCTCGCCGCTCATCGAGATCGACGATGCGCTGTACGTTCGCGATCTTGTGTTCGACAAGACGACGGTCCGCATCATCGACGACCCGGACGAGCTCGTCGTCAAGGCCGTCCCGGTGCGCATCGAGGCCGAGCCGGTCGCTGCAGTTGCCGCTCCCGTCGAGGGCGAGGTCGCAGCCGAAGGTGCAGAGGCACCGGCCGAAGGTGCCGCGCCTGCTGCCGCCGGTGCCGCAGTCCCGGGCGCAGCGGCCGGAAAGCCAGGAGCCCCCGCGGGTGCGAAGGCCGGCGCCGCACCCGCGAAGCCCGGCGCCGCACCCGCGAAACCGGGCGCTCCCGCGGGCAAACCAGGCGGGCCCGCCGGCAAGCCGGGCGCGCCTGCGCCGAAGGGCGAGGGCCCGAAGAAGGGCTAG
- a CDS encoding trypsin-like peptidase domain-containing protein gives MYEPAPPITPLSAPPPPPPRASGPSGAALLLIGVILGGVAGGATATLLDGRTPDELVPTPVPTALATTAPVSVPAGVDPLVEVAKEMLPSVVTVVNRNASGQQQSSGSGFVVDARGYVVTNNHVVENVRGGGAGASFDVIFSDNRTQKATLVGRDPDTDIAVLQIPATGTLKVAQLANSDSVPVGATVIAIGSPLGEFQNTVTSGVVSGKGRRVQESQTVFLDDLIQTDAAINPGNSGGPLIWAATRQVVGMNTLIADPNQAQGLGFAISANTIRTVADELIKNGKIERGFIGIQYSPLSPRAAVALGLPPAAGISISAVVPGSPAAQAGIKAGDVVTKLNDQQVDQEHPLQSLMVKFRPGDKVRLAIIRDSATQTLEVTLGRATAG, from the coding sequence ATGTACGAGCCCGCGCCGCCCATCACGCCCCTCAGCGCTCCACCACCACCACCACCACGTGCGTCCGGCCCGAGTGGCGCCGCGCTGCTGCTCATCGGCGTGATCCTCGGCGGCGTCGCGGGCGGGGCGACCGCGACGTTGTTGGACGGCCGCACACCAGACGAGCTGGTGCCCACGCCGGTCCCCACCGCGCTCGCGACGACGGCACCGGTAAGCGTCCCCGCCGGCGTCGACCCGCTTGTTGAGGTCGCAAAGGAGATGCTGCCCTCTGTCGTGACGGTCGTGAACCGCAACGCGTCGGGACAGCAGCAGTCGAGCGGCTCTGGTTTCGTCGTCGACGCTCGCGGTTACGTCGTCACGAACAATCACGTCGTGGAGAACGTGCGAGGCGGCGGCGCGGGCGCGTCGTTCGACGTGATCTTCAGCGACAACAGGACGCAGAAGGCGACCCTTGTCGGCCGCGATCCCGACACCGACATCGCCGTCTTGCAGATCCCCGCGACGGGGACGCTCAAGGTCGCGCAGCTCGCGAACAGCGACAGCGTCCCGGTCGGCGCGACGGTGATCGCCATCGGCAGTCCGCTCGGTGAATTCCAGAACACCGTCACCAGCGGTGTCGTATCCGGTAAGGGCCGGCGCGTGCAGGAATCGCAAACCGTCTTCCTCGATGACCTGATCCAGACCGATGCCGCGATCAACCCGGGGAACTCGGGCGGGCCGCTCATCTGGGCGGCGACACGCCAGGTCGTCGGCATGAATACGCTCATCGCGGATCCGAATCAGGCGCAGGGCCTCGGCTTCGCGATCTCCGCGAACACGATCCGCACCGTGGCCGACGAGCTCATCAAGAACGGCAAGATCGAGCGTGGCTTCATCGGGATCCAGTACTCACCGCTCTCGCCGCGCGCCGCGGTGGCGCTCGGACTTCCGCCCGCCGCGGGCATATCGATCTCAGCGGTCGTGCCCGGTTCGCCCGCGGCGCAGGCCGGCATCAAGGCCGGCGACGTGGTCACCAAGCTCAATGACCAGCAGGTCGACCAGGAGCATCCGCTGCAATCGCTCATGGTGAAGTTCCGTCCGGGCGACAAGGTGCGGCTGGCGATCATCCGCGACAGCGCGACACAGACCCTCGAAGTGACACTGGGCCGAGCGACCGCCGGGTGA
- the argS gene encoding arginine--tRNA ligase, with protein MTTPARDLVAAAFSDALGRAARQHGWQGTEGVPIDVEVPANVEHGDYATSIPMRLAKTLRRPPREIANAIKDQLDLRPPLAAAEVAGGGFVNVRLDVAWLRGQVDAIIADGADYGRSQALRGKRIQVEFVSANPTGPLTLANARGGPLGDVLASVLQFSGASVQREYYVEDGGGQVERFGISVAVRYRQLFGEDTPLPADAYQGDYVKDIAAQIKDQHGDVYRALSLEEQGRVFGPMAIDWVVTDAQRVTAKFGITYDTWFRQSSFIQSGYLSKTIDELRKLGVIVEREGVVFFETPEAVALRREGEEGWVLVRANGEPTYLGTDIAYHRQCLEERGVGLKLNIWGANTQYHLQQMKIALPVLGIAPERFEVVLYQFVRFLHEGVLVRMGRRTGQFLLLEDVLEAVGRDAARFLLLQRGADSQLDFDFELAVQQSNDNPVYYVQYAHARIASIFRTAAERGITPEDADLSALTTPGELALIKLCLRFPELLADIVGHRGVHLLTGYALELAGAFHGFYRDHRVVSDDAAVSKARLRLVRAVQVTLRQTLGLLGVSAPETM; from the coding sequence GTGACCACTCCCGCACGCGACCTCGTGGCCGCCGCATTTTCGGACGCGCTTGGGCGTGCCGCGCGACAGCACGGCTGGCAGGGCACCGAGGGCGTTCCGATCGATGTCGAAGTGCCGGCGAACGTCGAGCATGGCGACTACGCAACGAGCATCCCGATGCGTCTGGCCAAGACGCTGCGGCGGCCACCGCGTGAGATCGCGAACGCGATCAAGGACCAGCTGGATCTCCGCCCGCCACTCGCCGCGGCCGAGGTCGCGGGCGGAGGCTTCGTGAACGTGCGTCTCGACGTCGCGTGGCTGCGCGGGCAGGTCGACGCGATCATCGCCGACGGTGCCGACTACGGCCGCTCGCAGGCGCTGCGCGGGAAGCGCATCCAGGTCGAGTTCGTGTCCGCGAACCCCACCGGTCCGCTCACGCTCGCGAACGCGCGTGGCGGACCGCTCGGCGATGTGCTCGCGTCGGTGCTGCAGTTCTCCGGCGCGAGTGTTCAGCGCGAGTACTACGTCGAGGACGGTGGCGGGCAGGTCGAGCGCTTCGGCATCTCGGTGGCCGTGCGTTACCGGCAGCTGTTCGGGGAGGACACCCCGCTACCCGCCGATGCGTATCAGGGGGACTACGTCAAGGACATCGCCGCACAGATCAAGGACCAGCACGGCGACGTCTACCGCGCGCTCTCGCTCGAGGAGCAGGGACGCGTGTTCGGACCGATGGCGATCGACTGGGTCGTCACCGATGCGCAGCGCGTGACGGCGAAGTTCGGGATCACCTACGACACGTGGTTCCGCCAGTCCTCGTTCATCCAATCGGGCTATCTCAGCAAGACGATCGACGAGCTGCGCAAGCTCGGCGTGATCGTCGAGCGCGAGGGCGTCGTGTTCTTCGAGACGCCCGAGGCGGTCGCGCTCCGGCGCGAAGGGGAGGAGGGCTGGGTCCTCGTCCGCGCGAACGGGGAGCCCACATACCTCGGCACCGACATCGCCTATCACCGCCAGTGCCTCGAAGAGCGCGGCGTCGGGCTGAAGCTCAACATCTGGGGCGCGAACACGCAGTACCACCTGCAGCAGATGAAGATCGCTCTGCCGGTGCTCGGCATCGCACCCGAACGGTTCGAGGTCGTGCTCTACCAGTTCGTGCGCTTCCTCCACGAAGGCGTGCTTGTGCGGATGGGCCGTCGCACCGGACAGTTCCTCCTCCTCGAGGATGTGCTCGAAGCGGTGGGCAGGGACGCGGCGCGCTTTCTCTTATTGCAGCGCGGCGCCGACAGCCAGCTCGACTTCGACTTCGAGCTCGCGGTGCAGCAGTCGAACGACAACCCCGTCTACTACGTGCAGTACGCGCACGCGCGGATCGCGAGCATCTTCCGCACCGCTGCGGAGCGTGGCATCACGCCAGAGGACGCCGACCTGTCCGCGCTCACGACGCCGGGCGAGCTTGCGCTCATCAAGCTGTGTCTGCGCTTCCCCGAGCTCCTCGCCGACATCGTGGGCCACCGCGGCGTGCACCTACTGACCGGCTACGCGCTCGAGCTCGCCGGCGCATTCCATGGGTTCTATCGCGATCACCGGGTCGTGAGCGACGACGCCGCGGTGTCGAAGGCGCGCCTTCGTCTCGTTCGCGCGGTGCAGGTAACGCTGCGCCAGACGCTCGGCCTGCTCGGAGTCAGCGCCCCCGAGACGATGTGA
- a CDS encoding MFS transporter, producing MTLGRRDAFLYLAAATLGSFGLGVAAFYLNFLYRSLGYNGVALGALVGASALGVVIGAIPAATVARGRSRRTVILSGGVLAGAGLAGLVLFEAFIPLFLAAVLFGLGGILASSSGAALLADATAAGARSSRFGQQIALGTMAAFFASALAGILASPVAALLHADPNDTVVLRALVGGGGMCAALSAIPVLFIGNVPVAGATLDAPHRYGLLARFLTVEFVFGLGAGSFLPFSNLFFAERFGVPFAALGIVLGVIAVAGSLGALAHGRFLARRFGAVPSVVLVVLGSLPFAIVAAFTTDLPIVVAALALRAWLMYGSSATWNAVIFSSFTPRERAGVNAIAALAWNAGSGSGAVISGALRDAVGPGGYTVNLLTLVVFYAAAAALILVFFRQHVPSGDVGAIAMPAPDSRA from the coding sequence GTGACGCTCGGAAGGCGCGATGCCTTCCTCTATCTCGCGGCCGCGACGCTCGGCAGCTTCGGTCTCGGCGTTGCGGCGTTCTACCTGAACTTCCTCTACCGCTCGCTCGGATACAACGGCGTCGCGCTCGGCGCGCTGGTCGGTGCCTCCGCGCTCGGCGTGGTGATCGGGGCGATACCCGCCGCGACCGTCGCGCGCGGTCGCTCGCGGCGCACCGTGATCCTCAGCGGCGGCGTCCTTGCGGGCGCGGGCCTGGCGGGTCTGGTCCTGTTCGAGGCGTTCATTCCGCTCTTCCTTGCCGCGGTGCTGTTCGGTCTCGGCGGCATCCTCGCGTCGTCATCGGGCGCGGCGCTCCTCGCTGACGCGACCGCGGCCGGCGCGCGGTCGTCGCGCTTCGGGCAGCAGATCGCGCTCGGAACGATGGCCGCGTTCTTCGCGAGCGCGCTCGCGGGCATCCTCGCCTCGCCGGTCGCGGCGCTCCTCCACGCCGATCCCAACGACACGGTCGTGTTGCGCGCCCTCGTCGGGGGTGGAGGCATGTGCGCCGCCCTTTCCGCGATCCCCGTGCTCTTCATCGGGAACGTTCCGGTCGCCGGCGCGACGCTGGACGCGCCGCACCGGTATGGCCTCCTGGCGCGGTTCCTCACGGTCGAGTTCGTGTTCGGTCTCGGCGCGGGAAGCTTCCTGCCGTTCTCGAACCTGTTCTTCGCGGAGCGCTTCGGTGTGCCGTTCGCGGCGCTCGGCATCGTCCTCGGCGTCATCGCGGTCGCGGGAAGCCTCGGCGCGCTCGCCCATGGGCGGTTCCTCGCGCGGCGGTTCGGCGCCGTTCCCTCCGTGGTCCTCGTCGTGCTCGGCTCGCTCCCGTTCGCGATCGTCGCGGCGTTCACGACGGATCTCCCCATCGTGGTCGCGGCGCTCGCGCTGCGCGCGTGGCTCATGTACGGGTCGAGCGCGACCTGGAACGCGGTGATCTTCTCGTCGTTCACGCCGCGCGAGCGAGCGGGTGTGAACGCGATCGCCGCACTTGCGTGGAACGCCGGCTCCGGATCGGGCGCGGTGATCTCGGGAGCGCTGCGTGACGCCGTCGGACCGGGCGGGTACACGGTGAACCTGCTGACCCTGGTGGTCTTCTATGCCGCCGCCGCCGCACTGATCCTCGTGTTCTTCCGGCAGCACGTCCCGAGCGGCGACGTTGGCGCCATCGCTATGCCTGCCCCAGACTCACGCGCGTGA